From a single Rosa rugosa chromosome 7, drRosRugo1.1, whole genome shotgun sequence genomic region:
- the LOC133721503 gene encoding uncharacterized protein LOC133721503, giving the protein MLNTANGMMSSTASSSSANNSAQSPGLKTYFKTPEGRYKLQYEKAHPSGLLHYPHGKTVTQVTLAHLKDKPAPTTPTAPSSSFSTSSGVRSAAARLLGASNGSRLSFVGGNGVSKSVSASSRVGSLVASSSSNSTSTSNFDGKGSYLIFNVGDAIFISDLNTQDKDPIKSIHFSTSNPVCHAFDQDAKDGHDLIIGLNSGDVYSVSLRQQLQDVGKKLVGAQHYNKDGSVSNSRCTSIAWVPGGDGSFVVAHADGNLYVYEKSKDGAGDTSFPVIKDQSQFSVAHARYSKSNPIARWHICLGSINSIAFSTDGAYLATVGRDGYLRVFDYSKEQLVCGGKSYYGAQLCCAWSTDGKYILAGGEDDLVQVWSMEDRKVVAWGEGHNSWVSGVAFDSYSEGIGETVMYRFGSVGQDTQLLLWDLEMDEIVVPLRRCPPGGSPTYSTGSQSSHWDNALPVGTLQPAPSMRDVPKISPLVAHRVHTEPLSGVMFTQESVLTVCREGNIKIWMRPGVSESQSSNGETVLSPSLKEKPLLSSKVGSASHKQ; this is encoded by the exons ATGCTCAACACCGCCAACGGTATGATGTCATCAACGGCTTCGTCGTCGTCGGCCAACAACAGCGCTCAGTCGCCGGGGCTTAAGACCTATTTCAAGACCCCCGAGGGAAGGTACAAGCTTCAGTACGAGAAGGCTCACCCTTCCGGTCTTCTTCACTACCCTCATGGCAAAACTGTCACTCAG GTAACGTTAGCGCATCTTAAGGACAAGCCTGCCCCAACAACCCCGACCGCACCATCTTCAAGCTTCAGCACTAGCAGTGGTGTGCGGTCAGCAGCAGCAAGGTTGTTGGGTGCTAGTAATGGGAGCAGGCTTAGCTTTGTTGGAGGGAATGGTGTGAGTAAGAGTGTTAGCGCGAGTAGTAGAGTTGGGTCTTTGGTGGCTTCCAGTTCAAGTAATTCAACTTCTACTTCCAACTTTGATGGGAAAGGGTCTTACTTGATCTTCAATGTGGGAGATGCAATCTTCATTAGTGATTTGAATACTCAAGACAAG GATCCAATAAAGTCTATACATTTCAGTACTTCAAACCCTGTGTGCCATGCATTTGATCAAGATGCAAAGGATGGTCATGATTTGATTATTGGATTGAATTCCGGCGATG TCTACTCAGTGTCACTGAGACAACAATTACAGGATGTTGGAAAGAAGCTTGTTGGTGCTCAGCATTATAACAAAGATGGTTCTGTTAGTAATAG CCGTTGTACTAGTATTGCATGGGTTCCTGGTGGTGATGGCTCTTTTGTTGTTGCTCATGCTGATGGGAATCTGTATGTATATGAAAAG aGCAAAGATGGTGCAGGCGATACTTCTTTCCCTGTTATAAAAGATCAATCTCAATTTTCTGTTGCACATGCACGTTACAGTAAg AGTAACCCAATTGCCAGATGGCATATATGCTTAGGTTCAATTAATAGTATTGCTTTCTCAACTGATGGAGCTTATCTAGCAACTGTTGGAAGAGATG GTTATCTACGTGTTTTTGACTACTCAAAAGAGCAACTTGTATGTGGTGGCAAAAGTTACTATGGTGCTCAGCTATGTTGCGCTTGGAG CACGGATGGAAAATACATACTGGCAGGAGGTGAAGATGATCTGGTTCAAGTTTGGAGTATGGAAGATCGGAAAGTTGTAGCTTGGGGAGAGGGGCACAATTCTTGG GTCAGTGGAGTGGCGTTTGATTCATATTCAGAAGGTATCGGGGAAACTGTCATGTACCGGTTTGGTTCCGTCGGTCAG GACACACAGTTACTTCTGTGGGACCTGGAAATGGATGAGATTGTGGTGCCATTGCGCCGATGCCCTCCAGGTGGCTCCCCCACATATAGTACTGGAAGCCAGTCATCTCATTGGGACAATGCACTACCAGTGGGTACGTTGCAGCCTGCTCCAAGCATGCGAGATGTTCCAAAGATCTCACCGCTTGTTGCTCACCGTGTGCACACTGAACCTCTCTCCGGCGTGATGTTTACACAAGAATCTGTTCTTACTGTCTGCCGAGAAGGGAATATTAAAATTTGGATGAGACCTGGGGTTTCAGAAAGCCAATCAAGCAATGGGGAAACCGTGTTAAGTCCCAGCTTGAAGGAGAAGCCTTTGCTGTCAAGCAAGGTTGGCAGTGCCAGTCATAAGCAATGA